The genomic stretch AAAGCTGCCGGATGCCCGACAAGTTCGGCCCTGGCACCGCAATGATGGCGCCGGACAACCGCACCGCCTACGTGCTCAACAACCATTACGGCGACATCTACGGCATTGACCTGGACACCTGCAAGAACACCTTCCACGCCAACCTGTCCAGCGTAGCCGGTGAAGTTGGCCGGTCGATATACTCGTTCGCCATCAGCCCCGATGGCAAAGAGGTGTACGCCACGGTCAACCCGACCCAGATGCTGAACGACCATTACGTGGTCAAACCACCGCGGCTGGAGGTGTTCAGCACCGCTGATGGCCTTCAGGCCAAGCCCGTACGCACCTTCCCGATGCCGCGCCAGGTGTATCTGATGCGCGCCTCCGACGATGGCAGCCTGTACGTTGCCGGGCCGGATATTTACAAGATGGACGTGAAGACCGGCAAATACACGGTGGCCCTGCCGTTGCGCAACTGGAACCGCAAAGGTTACAGCGCCCCGGATGTGCTGTACTTCTGGCCGCACCAGAGCCCGCGCCATGAGTTCACCATGCTGTACACCATTGCCAAGTTCAAGGATGACAAGCAGGACCCGGCCACCGCCGAACCGCTGTATGGCTACCTGAGCATCGACCTTAAGACCGGTAAGACCCACACCCAGGAGTTCGCCGACCTGACCGAGCTGTACTTCACCGGCCTGCGCTCGCCCAAGGACCCGAACCAGATCTACGGCGTGCTCAACCGCCTGGCCAAGTACGACATCAAACAGCGCAAGCTGATCAAGGCGGCTAATCTGGAGCACACCTACTACTGCGTGACGTTCGACAAGAAGGGCGACAAGCTTTACCTGGGTGGCACCTTCAATGACCTGGCGGTGTTCAACCCGGATACGCTGGAAAAGGTGAAGAACATCAAGCTGCCGGGTGGTGACATGTCTACCACGACGCCGCAGGTGTTCGTTCGCTAAAACGGTGTGTGCTTCTTCGCGGGTAAACCTACAAAGGACGGCGCCACATTTGAGGCCGGTGCAGCTTTTTGTAGGAGCGGGTTCACCCGCGAAGAAGCCAGCACAGAAAACACAAGAACAACAAGAGAACGCCCATGCCCCAGCCAAGCTACACCCAGGGCAACCAGGACAAGCCCCTGCTGACCCAATGCATCGGCGACGCCTTCGACGCCACCGTGGCCCGCTTCCCCGACCGTGAGGCGCTGGTGGTGCACCATCAGGCCCTGCGCTACACGTGGCGGCAACTGGGCGACGCCGTCGACCAGCATGCCCGCGCGCTGCTGGCCCTGGGCGTGCAGCCCGGTGACCGTCTTGGCATCTGGGCACCCAACTGCGCCGAGTGGTGCATTACCCAGTTCGCCAGCGCCAAGGTTGGCGCGATCCTGGTCAACATCAACCCGGCCTACCGTTCCAGCGAACTGGACTACGCCCTTGGCCAGTCCGGCTGCCGCTGGGTGATCTGTGCCGACGCCTTCAAGACCTCCGATTACCACGCCATGCTGCAGGGCCTGCTCCCGGGCCTGGCCAGCAGCCAACCGGGCGCGCTGATCTGTGAGCGCTTCCCCGAGCTGCGTGGCGTGGTCAGCCTGGCGCTGTCGCCACCGCCCGGGTTTCTGGCCTGGAACGCATTGCAGGCCCGTGCCGAGGTTGTCAGCGGGGAGGCCCTGGCCGCACGCCAGGCACAACTGCATTGCGACGACCCGATCAACATCCAGTACACCTCAGGCACCACCGGTTTCCCCAAGGGAGCCACCCTTAGCCACAGCAATATCCTCAACAACGGGTACATGGTCGGCGAAAGCCTGGGCCTCACCGAGCACGATCGGCTGGTGGTGCCGGTGCCGCTGTATCACTGCTTCGGCATGGTCATGGCCAACCTCGGCTGCATGACCCACGGCAGCGCATTGATATACCCCAGCGATGCCTTCGACCCGCTAGCCACGTTGCGGGCAGTGGCGCAGGAAAAAGCCACTGCGCTGTATGGCGTGCCGACCATGTTCATTGCCGAACTGGACCATCCGCAGCGTAGTGAATTCGACCTGTCGAGCCTGCGCACCGGGATCATGGCCGGCGCGACCTGCCCGATCGAGGTGATGCGCCGAGTGATTGGCGAGATGCACATGGCCGAAGTGCAGATTGCCTATGGCATGACCGAGACCAGCCCGGTGTCCTTGCAGACCGGTGCCGCTGACGACCTGGAGCGTCGCGTGACTAGCGTCGGTCGCACCCAGCCCCGGCTGGAGAGCAAGGTGGTGGACACCGAAGGCAACACTGTCCCGCGTGGCGAGATCGGCGAACTGTGCACTCGCGGCTACAGCGTGATGCTGGGTTACTGGAACAACCCCAAAGCCACCGCCGAGAGCATCGACGTAGACGGCTGGATGCACACCGGCGACCTGGCGATGATGGACGAGCATGGCTATGTGTGTATTGTCGGGCGCAGCAAGGACATGATCATTCGCGGCGGCGAGAACATTTACCCGCGCGAGCTGGAGGAGTTCTTCTTCACCCACCCGGCGGTGGCCGATGTGCAGGTGATTGGCGTGCCGTGCAGCAAGTACGGTGAAGAGATCGTGGCCTGGGTGCGGCTGCACCCGGGGCATACTGCTAGTGAAGAAGCGTTGCGTGAGTGGGCGAGGGCAAGGATTGCACACTTCAAGGTGCCCCGGTATTTCCGTTTTGTCGACGCGTTCCCGATGACGGTTACGGGCAAGGTGCAGAAATTCCGGATGCGCGAGATTAGTGTCGAAGAGCTGTCTTCCAGATGACCTTTTACGTGCGCAAGCTGAAGGCAACACAGTCCTTAAGTGTTGTGGATTACCTGTTGGGGCGATGTCATGCCCTCAGTCTTGCAGCCGGTCCGGGCTGTTGAAGTTGCTTAGCCGGCGATCACTCTCGGCGCACTCCAGCCCTTGCACCGCCTCGCGCAGCAGGGCCTTCTGCAAACTTCGCTCACCTGCTGCCCAGGCCTGCTCCAACACCGGCAACACCCGCTTGGGCAGTACGCTGAACATCGGCTGCCAGAAACCACCCTGACGCACCATTGCCGCGCTGTTACCGGTCACTGCCAGCCGCAGCAGGCCCTCGATCAATTCGCGATCAACCAGCGGCGCATCGCAGGCCAGCACCACCACCCACCCATGACGCGCCACCCTGAGCCCGGCAATCACCCCCGCCAGCGGCCCGGGGAAGTCGGCTTCTGCATCGCCCACCAACCGGTCGGCGTATGGCCGGTAAGCCGCCTGGTTACGATTGCAGGAAATCACCAGGTCGTCGCTCAGTGGCCGCACCACTCGATGAACATGTGCAATCAACGGCTCGCCTTGCCAGTCCACCAGGCCCTTGTCGCGGCCGCCCATGCGCTGGCCGCGGCCACCGGCGAGAATGAGGATGGAGCAGGGGGGGAGTGCGTCAGGCATGAAAAAGGGTTCCGGGCAGTCATTGCCGGGAACCCTCCCATTTCACGCGGGGCTTGTCCAGTCAGCTTTCGCGGGGCACGGGTTGCCCGTCGCTGTCATGCGCCTGGCGTCGCTGTGACAGGCGCATCACCACCACGAAGAACACCGGCACGAACACCACCGCCAGCGTGGCGCTGAGCATGCCGCCGATCACCCCGGTGCCAATCGCCTGCTGGCTGGCAGAGCTTGCGCCGCTGGCGATGGCCAGAGGTACCACGCCGAGGATGAACGCCAGCGAAGTCATCACGATCGGCCGCAGGCGCAGGCGGGCCGCTTGCACGGCGGCGTCGGCGGCGTCCACGCCCTGGTCTACCAGATGCTTGGCGAACTCGATGATCAGGATGGCGTTCTTCGCCGACAGGCCGATCAGGGTGATCAGGCCAACCTTGAAGAACACGTCGTTGGGCATGCCGCGCAAGGTCACCGCCAGCACCGCACCGAGCACACCGAGCGGAACGACCAGCAGCACCGCAGTCGGGATCGACCAGCTTTCGTACAGCGCAGCCAGGCACAGGAACACCACCAGCAGCGACAGCGCCATCAGCAGGGGGGCCTGGCTACCGGACAGCCGCTCCTGCAGTGACAGGCCGGTCCATTCCAGGCCGGTACCGGCCGGTAGCTGCGCCACCAGCCGCTCGACTTCGGCCATGGCCTCGCCCGAGCTGTAGCCGGCGGCTGGCTCGCCTGAGATCGACACCGCCGGGTAACCGTTGTAGCGGGTCAGCTGCACCGGGCCGCTGACCCACCGGGCCTGAACGAACGCGCCCAGTGGCACCATCTTGCCGCTGTCGTTGCGCACGTGAATGTTCAGCAAGTCTTCGACCTGGCTGCGCTGGTCACCTTCGGCTTGCACCACCACCCGCTGCATACGGCCCTGGTTTGGGAAATCGTTGACGTAGCTGGAGCCCACGGCCACGTCCAGCACCGTGCCGATATCGGCAAACGACACCCCCAGTGCGTTAGCCTGGCGGCGGTCGATTTCCAGTTGTACCTGCGGGCTTTCCGCCAGCGACGCTTCGCGCACGTTGGTCAGCACCTTGCTTTTGCTGGCGCTTTCGAGCAACTGGTCACGGGCAGCCATCAGCTCGGCGTGGCCTATGCCGCCACGGTCCTGAAGGCGAAATTCGAAACCGGTCGACTCACCGAGGCCGTCGATGGGCGGCGGCAGTACCGAGTAGGCTATCGCGTCCTTGAGCTGGGTGAAGGCCATGGTCGCGCGATCGGCGATCGACTGGGCGCTGTCGTCGGCGCTGCGCTCGGACCAGTCCTTGAGGGTGGTGAAGGCCAGCGCCGCGTTCTGCCCGCTGCCGGAGAAGCTGAAGCCCAGGATCAAGGTGGTGTTGCCCACGCCCGGTTCTTCGGTGTTATGCGCCTCGATCTGCGCAGCTACCTGTTCGGTGCGCATGCGGCTGGCGCCCGGCGGCAGTTGAATGTCGGTGATGGTGTAGCCCTGGTCTTCAGTGGGCAGGAACGCCGTAGGCAGCTGGCTGAAGCCGTAGCCCAGCACCGCCAGCAGCACCGCGTACACCAGCAGGTAGCGGCCGCTGCGCTTGAGCGCCTGCACCACCCAGCGCTGGTAGCCGTTGCTCATGCTTTCGAAGCGGCGATTGAACCAGCCGAAGAAGCCTTTGCGTTCATGGTGCTCGCCCTTGGCCACGGGTTTGAGCAGGGTGGCGCACAAAGCCGGGGTCAGGCTGAGGGCGAGAAACGCCGAGAACAGGATCGACACCGCCATCGACAGCGAGAACTGCTGGTAGATCACCCCCACCGAGCCTTGCATGAAGGCCATGGGCAGGAATACCGCCACCAGCACCAGTGTGATGCCGACGATTGCACCGCTAATCTGGCTCATGGCCTTGCGCGTGGCTTGCTTGGGGGGCAAGCCTTCTTCGGCCATGATGCGCTCGACGTTCTCTACCACCACGATGGCATCGTCGACCAGAATGCCGATGGCCAGCACCATCCCGAACAGTGTCAGCACATTGACCGAGAAGCCCAAGGCCAGCATCACGGCGAAGGTGCCCATCAATGCTACCGGCACGACCAGGGTCGGGATCAGCGTGTAGCGCAGGTTCTGCAGGAACAGGAACATGACTGCGAACACCAGCAGCATGGCCTCGAACAGGGTGTTGATGACCTGCTCGATCGACACCTTGACGAACGGCGAGGTGTCGTAGGGGATGTCGTACTTGACGCCTTCCGGGAAGTAGCGCGCCAGGTCCTGCATCTTCGCCCGCACCAGGGTGGCGGTTCCCATGGCGTTGGCGCCGGGCGACAACTGCACGCTGAAGGCGGTGGCCGGTTTGCCGTTCAGGCGCGTGCCGTACTGGTATTCCTGGGCACCGATTTCAACCCGGGCGACATCCCCTATAGTGACCGTTGAGCCGTCCGGGTTGGCACGCAGGACAATCGCAGCAAACTCTTCGGGGTTGCTCAACTGGCCTTTGACCACCACGTTGGCGGTGATTTCCTGGGTGCTGCGGCTGGGCAGATCGCCGATGCTGCCAGGGGCGACCTGGGCGTTCTGCGCGGCGATGGCTTCGGCCACATCGTTGGGCGTGAGGTTGAAACCGATCAGCTTGCGCGGGTCGATCCAGATGCGCATGGCCCGTTCGGAGCCATACAACTGGGCCTTGCCGACGCCCTTGAGGCGGCGGATTTCGTCCATCACGTTACGTGCAAGGATGTCCGACAGCGCGGTTTCATCGAGCTTGCCGTCTTCGGAGGTGAGGGTCGCCAACAGCAGGAAGCCGGTGGACACTTTCTCTACCTGCAGGCCCTGTTGGGTAACTGGGCGTGGCAGGCGCGACTCGACCACCTTCAGGCGGTTCTGCACATCGACCTGAGCCAGGTCTGGGTGGGTGCCCGGGGCGAAGGTGGCAGTGATGGTGGCGCTGCCCAGGCTGCTCTGCGATTCGAAGTACAGCAGGTTGTCGGCGCCATTGAGCTCCTGCTCGATCAGGCTGACCACGCTTTCGTCCATGGTCGCCGCCGAGGCACCTGGGTACACGGCGTAGATTTCCACCTGCGGCGGTGCCACGTTGGGGTACTGGGCCACCGGCAGTTGCGGGATGGCCAGCGCGCCGGCCAGCAGGATGAACAGTGCGACCACCCAGGCGAATACCGGGCGATCGATGAAGAATTGCGGCATGAATCAGGCCCTCACTGGCCGGTATGCTGTGCGATGGGTGGGGCAGCGGGCGTATTGTCGACCTGCACCTGGTCACCGGCCTTGACGTGCTGCAGGCCCTCGACCACCACCCGCTCGCCGGCCGCCAGGCCCTCGCTGACGATCCAGCGGTCGCCTTGGGCGCTGCCCAGTACAACCTGGCGGTCGCTGACCCGGGCTTGCGGGTCTACCACCAGCACCTTGGGCACACCGGCGCTGTCGCGCAGGATGGCGCGTTGCGGCACGCTCAGCCCCTTGGGTTGCACCGCTTGCTCCAGGCGTACCCGCACGTAGCTGCCAGGCAGCAGGTCGAGGTCCGGGTTGGGGAACTCGCTGCGCAGGGTGATCTGGTTGGTGCTGGGGTCGACGCTGATGTCGGAGAACAGCAGCTTGCCCGGCAGCGGGTAGGCGCTGCCGTCATCCTGGATCAGCGTGGCGCGTGCCTGGCCGTCGCCCACCTGTTGCAATTCGCCAGCGCGCAGGGCGCGGCGCAGCGCGTTGAGCTCACGGGTAGACTGGGTGACATCGGCATGGATCGGGTCCAGCTGCTGGATGGTCGCCAGCGGGGTGGTTTCGTTTTGCCCGACCAGCGCGCCTTCGGTGACCTGGGCGCGGCCGATACGGCCGGAAATCGGCGCGGTCACGGTGGCATAGCCGAGGTTCAACCGGGCGCGCTCCAGCGCCGCCCTGGCTTCGGCCACTTCGGCATCGGCCTGCAGGAAACTGGCCTTGGCGTTGTCGTACTCCTGGCGGCTGACGGCTTTGTCGTCGACCAGTTCGCGGTAGCGCTGTTCTTGCAGGCGCGCCTGGTACCGGGTGGCCTCGGCCTTGGCCAGCGTGGCGCGGGCGCTGTCGTGGTCGGCCTTGAACGGCGCCGGGTCGATCAGGAACAGTACATCACCCTGCTTGACGTCGCTGCCTTCGCGGTACACCCGCTTGAGCACCACACCTGCGACCCGCGCACGCACTTCGGCGGTGCGTGGCGCGAGGATACGGCCGCTGAGTTCACTGCTGATGGCCAGTGGCTGCAGTTGCAGGGTTTCCACGCGCACCTGCGCAGTGGGAGCCTGTTCGTCTGGTTCGGCGCTGTCGCTGCAACCGGCCAGGGACAGGCTCAGCAATGCCATGAGCGCCAACGGGCGCAGGCACGGGGAGAGGGTAGTAGGCATGCGGATCTTCCGATGATGACCGTGTATATGCTAAGGCAGACGCTGCCTGGGCGGCTGTTAATACCTGTAGGGCGAGTGTGAAAAAGTGTGAAGAATGATCCTGTCGAGTGGTCGGGTTCTATATTCTGCACAGGCTTATTTCAACCCAGACTCTCAAGCACCTATGCCGAACATTTTCCTGGTCGAAGACGACAGCGCCCTGTCCGAGCTGATCGCCAGCTACCTGCAACGCAACGACTTCCATGTCCAGGTGATCGCCCGGGGCGATCATGTGCTGGACGAGTACCGTCGGCAAAGGCCTGACCTGGTCATCCTTGACCTGATGCTGCCGGGCATCGATGGCCTGCAGCTGTGCAGGCTGCTGCGCCAGGAGTCGCAGACCCTGCCAATCCTTATGCTGACGGCCCGCGACGACAGCCATGACCAGGTGCTTGGCCTGGAAATGGGGGCCGACGACTACGTGACCAAACCCTGTGAGCCACGCGTGCTGCTGGCCCGCGTGCGCACGTTGCTGCGCCGCAGCAGTGTCCACGAGCCGCGCCTGGAAAACGACCTGATCCTGATCGGTGGCCTGCGCATCGACCTGGCTGAGCGTACGGTGAGCTGGCGCGGCGAAGAGGTGGAGCTGTCCAGCGGCGAGTACAACCTGCTGGTGGTGCTGGCGCGCAATGCCGGTGAGGTGATGAACCGCGACCGTATCCTGCAACAGTTGCGTGGCATAGAGTTCAATGGCACCGATCGCTCCGTTGATGTGGCCATTTCCAAACTGCGGCGCAAGTTCGACGACAACGCCGGCGAAGCGCGCAAGATCAAGACCGTGTGGGGCAAGGGCTACCTGTTCAGCCGTGTCGAGTGGGAGTGCTGACCGGCCATGCTCAAGATCCTGGTGCGGCTGTACCTGGTGATCATCGTCGCCTACGCCGGCGCGTTGCTGTTCATCCCTGACACCATCGTCGGCCTGTTCCGCGACCGGTTCATGGCCTACAACCTGGACCAGGCCAAGGGTGTACAAGCGTTGATCGTGCGCCAGTTCCGCCAGGCCCCGCGTGAGCAGTGGCCAGCGGTGGAGCAAGAGCTGGCCAGTGATTTCGCGCCGCTGCAACTGCAGCTGCTGCGCATGGACCAGGCCGGTTTGAGCGATGAAGAGCAGGCGCGACTGGAGCATGGTCTGCACGCAGTGCGCATTGCTGAGTGGGGCTATTACGAAACGGTGCTGGCGCCGCTGGACAGGGAGTGGCTGGTACGCCTGCATTCCCCGCCAGACCCGCTGGACATCAACGTGCTGTCGTGGGGTGTAACCGTATTGATCGGTGCAGCCATGTTAGGCTGCCTGCTGCTGTGGGTTTGGCCGCACTGGCGTGATCTGGAGCGCCTCAAAGAGACCGCTCGGCGCCTGGGCCAGGGGCAGATGGCCGAGCGCACGCACATTTCGCCTCACTCCAACATTGGTGAACTGGCCGGGGTATTCGACACCATGGCCAGTGACCTTGAACGCCACGTCAACCAGCAGCGTGAGCTGCTCAATGCGGTATCGCACGAGTTGCGCACGCCACTGACCCGGCTGGATTTCGGCCTGGTGCTGCTGTTCGACGAAGTGCCGCCAGCCAGCCGCAAGCGCCTGCTGGAGCTGGTCGGGCATGTGCGCGAGCTGGATGAGCTGGTGCTGGAACTGCTGTCCTACAGCCGGTTGTACAACGCCGACCAGGCGCGGGAGCGGGTGGAGGTATCGCTGCTGGAGCTGGTCGACAGTGTGCTTGGCGGCTTCGCCGAGGAACTCGATGGCCGGGGTATCCAGTGGGAAGTGCGGGCCGAGGGTGAGTTGCCGCGCTTTGTACTGGACCCGCGGCTGACGGCGCGTGCGGTGCAGAACCTGGTGCGCAATGCCATGCGCTATTGCGATGAAAGCCTGTTGCTGCGCTTGCGCCTGGAAGCCGATGGCGCCTGCTTGCTGACGGTGGAGGATGACGGGATTGGCGTGCCTGTGGAGGAGCGCGAGCGGGTGTTCCAGCCGTTCTATCGCCTGGACCGCAGCCGCGATCGCAACACCGGTGGTTTTGGCCTTGGGTTGGCAATCAGCCGGCGGGCGATCGAGGGGCAGGGTGGCACCTTGACTCTGGCGCAGTCGGCGCTGGGTGGGGCGCAGTTCAGGATTCGTTTGCCCGCCGGATGATAGGTTGGCTGCAACCGCGCAGGGACCGGGCCTGCTAATCCTGCTCTGCCAGTTGGCTGGACCACAATACAAAGCGATCCTTGCCGGTGTGTTTGGCTTCATATAGCGCCTGGTCGGCGCGGACCAGTGCTGTAGTCAGGCTCTCTCCCCGGTCAACCCTGGCCAGACCAATGCTGATGGTGACCGGGTGCTCGCCAACGTCCTCGCGCACGCGCTGGCACAGCGCTGCCACTCGCTGCTCGGCTCCTTGCTGATCCAGCCCTTCAAAGAAGATCGCAAACTCTTCACCCCCCAGCCGGGCAAACGCTTGATCGGCCATGCTCGCCTTGATATGCAGGGCCACGCGCTTGAGCACTTCATCGCCCACGTCATGGCCGAAGCGGTCATTGACCCGCTTGAAATTGTCGATATCGATCATCGCCAGGAACTGCCCGGACGTCGCCATCCGCAGTTGGCGGTCGGCCTGGGCCATGAACGAGCGGCGGTTGGGAATGTTGGTCAGGGCATCGACGTAGGCTTGCTCCAGCAACACCTTGGACAGGTAGAAATTGTGCAGCTTGGTTTTGCGGATCTGCAGGTAGCTGTAGCTGACCAGGCCGCTTAGAAACACGGCATAGCTGATCAGCATGGCGCCTTCGAGCCCGTCGGGCGCTATGCGGGTGTGGTAGAACGGACAGAGCACCACCCAGGTGATGACCATGGCGCAGAAGAATGACCAACGCCGCACCGGCAGCACCGACATGGCATACAGCACGGTGGATACCCCAAGCACCAACCACACCGGGCGCAGGGCTATCGGGATGCCTTCGATCACCAGGCGCATGCCCAGGGTGATGACGGTAATGAACAGCAGGTTGAGCACGTCGAAGTGATGGCTGCGGCGGGTGAAACGCAGCACCACGATCAGGCCGCCGAGCAGGGTGATGAACAGAAAGGACAGCCAGGTGAAGCCTTGGCCGCCGAGGAAGCTGACGATCAGGTCGAAGACCAGCCAGATCAGGACGCTGATGCAGAACACCAGCAGGCAGAACGAGCGCATGGACTCGAATTCGTGCTGGCGGAACTCGGCGCGCAGCGCCGCAGGCGCGACCTGCTGGCGTACGTGTGCTTCGATGGTCTTGAGCATCGGGGGCTCCTGAGGCTACTACTTTTTCAGGCCTGGACCTTTCGCGGGCAAACCCGCTGTTACAGGGAACGTACGGTTTGGGGGCCTGTGGGTTCACCCGCGAAGAGGCCGGCCCTGGCGACTCATTGCTGTGGCAAGACACCTTGGGCCCAGGGCCGGTAGCGCAAGGCAAACACTGCCTCGGTATGGCACCCGCTACCCAGCCGGGGCTCGGCAGGCTCTGCCCGAAACGCCTGATCCGGTGCGCTCACCTGGCGGAACGCCTCGCGCACCACTCCCACCCGGCACGGTAGG from Pseudomonas putida encodes the following:
- a CDS encoding response regulator; translated protein: MPNIFLVEDDSALSELIASYLQRNDFHVQVIARGDHVLDEYRRQRPDLVILDLMLPGIDGLQLCRLLRQESQTLPILMLTARDDSHDQVLGLEMGADDYVTKPCEPRVLLARVRTLLRRSSVHEPRLENDLILIGGLRIDLAERTVSWRGEEVELSSGEYNLLVVLARNAGEVMNRDRILQQLRGIEFNGTDRSVDVAISKLRRKFDDNAGEARKIKTVWGKGYLFSRVEWEC
- the mobA gene encoding molybdenum cofactor guanylyltransferase MobA, which encodes MPDALPPCSILILAGGRGQRMGGRDKGLVDWQGEPLIAHVHRVVRPLSDDLVISCNRNQAAYRPYADRLVGDAEADFPGPLAGVIAGLRVARHGWVVVLACDAPLVDRELIEGLLRLAVTGNSAAMVRQGGFWQPMFSVLPKRVLPVLEQAWAAGERSLQKALLREAVQGLECAESDRRLSNFNSPDRLQD
- a CDS encoding multidrug efflux RND transporter permease subunit gives rise to the protein MPQFFIDRPVFAWVVALFILLAGALAIPQLPVAQYPNVAPPQVEIYAVYPGASAATMDESVVSLIEQELNGADNLLYFESQSSLGSATITATFAPGTHPDLAQVDVQNRLKVVESRLPRPVTQQGLQVEKVSTGFLLLATLTSEDGKLDETALSDILARNVMDEIRRLKGVGKAQLYGSERAMRIWIDPRKLIGFNLTPNDVAEAIAAQNAQVAPGSIGDLPSRSTQEITANVVVKGQLSNPEEFAAIVLRANPDGSTVTIGDVARVEIGAQEYQYGTRLNGKPATAFSVQLSPGANAMGTATLVRAKMQDLARYFPEGVKYDIPYDTSPFVKVSIEQVINTLFEAMLLVFAVMFLFLQNLRYTLIPTLVVPVALMGTFAVMLALGFSVNVLTLFGMVLAIGILVDDAIVVVENVERIMAEEGLPPKQATRKAMSQISGAIVGITLVLVAVFLPMAFMQGSVGVIYQQFSLSMAVSILFSAFLALSLTPALCATLLKPVAKGEHHERKGFFGWFNRRFESMSNGYQRWVVQALKRSGRYLLVYAVLLAVLGYGFSQLPTAFLPTEDQGYTITDIQLPPGASRMRTEQVAAQIEAHNTEEPGVGNTTLILGFSFSGSGQNAALAFTTLKDWSERSADDSAQSIADRATMAFTQLKDAIAYSVLPPPIDGLGESTGFEFRLQDRGGIGHAELMAARDQLLESASKSKVLTNVREASLAESPQVQLEIDRRQANALGVSFADIGTVLDVAVGSSYVNDFPNQGRMQRVVVQAEGDQRSQVEDLLNIHVRNDSGKMVPLGAFVQARWVSGPVQLTRYNGYPAVSISGEPAAGYSSGEAMAEVERLVAQLPAGTGLEWTGLSLQERLSGSQAPLLMALSLLVVFLCLAALYESWSIPTAVLLVVPLGVLGAVLAVTLRGMPNDVFFKVGLITLIGLSAKNAILIIEFAKHLVDQGVDAADAAVQAARLRLRPIVMTSLAFILGVVPLAIASGASSASQQAIGTGVIGGMLSATLAVVFVPVFFVVVMRLSQRRQAHDSDGQPVPRES
- a CDS encoding efflux RND transporter periplasmic adaptor subunit, whose protein sequence is MPTTLSPCLRPLALMALLSLSLAGCSDSAEPDEQAPTAQVRVETLQLQPLAISSELSGRILAPRTAEVRARVAGVVLKRVYREGSDVKQGDVLFLIDPAPFKADHDSARATLAKAEATRYQARLQEQRYRELVDDKAVSRQEYDNAKASFLQADAEVAEARAALERARLNLGYATVTAPISGRIGRAQVTEGALVGQNETTPLATIQQLDPIHADVTQSTRELNALRRALRAGELQQVGDGQARATLIQDDGSAYPLPGKLLFSDISVDPSTNQITLRSEFPNPDLDLLPGSYVRVRLEQAVQPKGLSVPQRAILRDSAGVPKVLVVDPQARVSDRQVVLGSAQGDRWIVSEGLAAGERVVVEGLQHVKAGDQVQVDNTPAAPPIAQHTGQ
- a CDS encoding diguanylate cyclase; protein product: MLKTIEAHVRQQVAPAALRAEFRQHEFESMRSFCLLVFCISVLIWLVFDLIVSFLGGQGFTWLSFLFITLLGGLIVVLRFTRRSHHFDVLNLLFITVITLGMRLVIEGIPIALRPVWLVLGVSTVLYAMSVLPVRRWSFFCAMVITWVVLCPFYHTRIAPDGLEGAMLISYAVFLSGLVSYSYLQIRKTKLHNFYLSKVLLEQAYVDALTNIPNRRSFMAQADRQLRMATSGQFLAMIDIDNFKRVNDRFGHDVGDEVLKRVALHIKASMADQAFARLGGEEFAIFFEGLDQQGAEQRVAALCQRVREDVGEHPVTISIGLARVDRGESLTTALVRADQALYEAKHTGKDRFVLWSSQLAEQD
- a CDS encoding two-component sensor histidine kinase; the protein is MLKILVRLYLVIIVAYAGALLFIPDTIVGLFRDRFMAYNLDQAKGVQALIVRQFRQAPREQWPAVEQELASDFAPLQLQLLRMDQAGLSDEEQARLEHGLHAVRIAEWGYYETVLAPLDREWLVRLHSPPDPLDINVLSWGVTVLIGAAMLGCLLLWVWPHWRDLERLKETARRLGQGQMAERTHISPHSNIGELAGVFDTMASDLERHVNQQRELLNAVSHELRTPLTRLDFGLVLLFDEVPPASRKRLLELVGHVRELDELVLELLSYSRLYNADQARERVEVSLLELVDSVLGGFAEELDGRGIQWEVRAEGELPRFVLDPRLTARAVQNLVRNAMRYCDESLLLRLRLEADGACLLTVEDDGIGVPVEERERVFQPFYRLDRSRDRNTGGFGLGLAISRRAIEGQGGTLTLAQSALGGAQFRIRLPAG
- a CDS encoding AMP-binding protein; its protein translation is MPQPSYTQGNQDKPLLTQCIGDAFDATVARFPDREALVVHHQALRYTWRQLGDAVDQHARALLALGVQPGDRLGIWAPNCAEWCITQFASAKVGAILVNINPAYRSSELDYALGQSGCRWVICADAFKTSDYHAMLQGLLPGLASSQPGALICERFPELRGVVSLALSPPPGFLAWNALQARAEVVSGEALAARQAQLHCDDPINIQYTSGTTGFPKGATLSHSNILNNGYMVGESLGLTEHDRLVVPVPLYHCFGMVMANLGCMTHGSALIYPSDAFDPLATLRAVAQEKATALYGVPTMFIAELDHPQRSEFDLSSLRTGIMAGATCPIEVMRRVIGEMHMAEVQIAYGMTETSPVSLQTGAADDLERRVTSVGRTQPRLESKVVDTEGNTVPRGEIGELCTRGYSVMLGYWNNPKATAESIDVDGWMHTGDLAMMDEHGYVCIVGRSKDMIIRGGENIYPRELEEFFFTHPAVADVQVIGVPCSKYGEEIVAWVRLHPGHTASEEALREWARARIAHFKVPRYFRFVDAFPMTVTGKVQKFRMREISVEELSSR
- the peaD gene encoding quinohemoprotein amine dehydrogenase subunit beta encodes the protein MKAGRCAPLALTIAAMACAGLAQADDTGPALKAGHEYMIVTNYPNNLHVVDVASDTVFKSCRMPDKFGPGTAMMAPDNRTAYVLNNHYGDIYGIDLDTCKNTFHANLSSVAGEVGRSIYSFAISPDGKEVYATVNPTQMLNDHYVVKPPRLEVFSTADGLQAKPVRTFPMPRQVYLMRASDDGSLYVAGPDIYKMDVKTGKYTVALPLRNWNRKGYSAPDVLYFWPHQSPRHEFTMLYTIAKFKDDKQDPATAEPLYGYLSIDLKTGKTHTQEFADLTELYFTGLRSPKDPNQIYGVLNRLAKYDIKQRKLIKAANLEHTYYCVTFDKKGDKLYLGGTFNDLAVFNPDTLEKVKNIKLPGGDMSTTTPQVFVR